From the Chryseobacterium sp. G0201 genome, the window TGTCAATCCCTGTAAAATTCTTTCCGGTGACAGTCCTACCATCATGACTGAAGCTTCTTCCATTGCTTCCGGTCTTTCATGAGCATCTCTGATATTAAGAGCTCTAAAATTTAAAATAGAAGATTCTTCAGAAATAGTTCCAGAATCAGATAAAACGGCGTAACTTCTCATTTGAAGAGCGTTATAATCATGGAAACCCAGTGGTTTTAAAAACTGAATTTCCGGTCTCATCTCTATCTGTTTCTTATCAATCATATTTCTTGTTCTAGGATGAGTAGAAACGATGATCGGATAACCAAATTTTTCAGCAATAGCATTAAGGCTTTCCATTAAACCATTAAAATTCTTTTCTGAATTAATATTTTCCTCTCTGTGAGATGAAACAACAAAATATTTTCCTTCTTCTAAATTCAATCTGCTTAAAACATCTGCACTTTCAATCTGAGGTAAATAATGATTTAAAACCTCAAACATAGGAGAACCTGTTTTAATGATCCTGTCAGCAGGAAGACCTTCTCTCAATAAATATTCTCTTGCAATATCTGAATATGTTAAATTAACATCTGATGTATGGTCTACGATCTTACGATTTGTTTCTTCGGGAACTCTTTGATCAAAACATCTGTTTCCAGCTTCCATGTGGAAAATAGGAATTTGTCTTTTCTTTGCAGGAATAGCACAAAGACAAGAATTAGTATCTCCTAAAACCAAAAAAGCATCCGGCTGTAATTCTTCAAGAAGCGGATCTATTTTAATTAAAATATTTCCTACAGTTTCTGTTGCCGTTTTTCCGGCTGCTTCCAAGAAGTAATCTGGTTTACGAAGACCTAAATCTTCAAAAAATATCTGATTAAGCTCGTAATCATAATTTTGTCCTGTATGGACGATAATATGTTCTACAGCTTCAGAAGCATCTAAAGCCGATAATACTCTTGATAATCTAATGATCTCCGGTCGCGTACCCACGACTGTCATTACTTTTAATTTCTTCATTTGTTAAATTTATATATCCTAAACCAATTATTGCAGCACCAAAATACCAAAATTCAAAAGATGCATATGTACATCCTGATGTCTGAACTAAAACAAAATACTGCAAGAAAAAGAAAACTAAAATACCGCTCTCTTTATATTTATAAATATTTTTTAAAACTTTTATAAAACTCTGTACTACAAATTTAAAATAAAATATAAATAGAATCATACCCAACACACCAGTCGACATCAAAATATCAACAAATAAATTGTGAGAATACATTCCATCTTCAAAAAGAACACGTCCTCCAAACCATGGATTATTAATAAATATATCAATCCCCTTATCCAGATAATATGATCTTCCTGAAGCATTTCTTTCAAAAATTGCAGCATTTATTCTTTTAAAAAAAACAATATTATCTCCTATTCCATTTTTATAAATAGTAAAAAGTGTCCCAGCAAACAAAGTCAATATAATACCATAACACAACCAGTATTTTCTTTTATTCTTTAAAATAATAAATAATAAAAGAATTAGAAAAAGAGCTAATACAGGACTTCTCGCCGCTGAAACAAATATCGGAATGAAACCTAGTATCATTCCTACTAAATAAATTTTACTTTTTTCTTTTAAAAATACATAACTAAACAAACTCAATAATACTAAACTTAATCCATAATAGCCTGTTGTAATATAATAGGCATTAAAAATACCATTTCTATTACCATTCTCTTTTCCTATAAAAAGAAAATTAACTGTTAAAATGACGAATAAAAATGAAAAAAT encodes:
- the wecB gene encoding non-hydrolyzing UDP-N-acetylglucosamine 2-epimerase, which encodes MKKLKVMTVVGTRPEIIRLSRVLSALDASEAVEHIIVHTGQNYDYELNQIFFEDLGLRKPDYFLEAAGKTATETVGNILIKIDPLLEELQPDAFLVLGDTNSCLCAIPAKKRQIPIFHMEAGNRCFDQRVPEETNRKIVDHTSDVNLTYSDIAREYLLREGLPADRIIKTGSPMFEVLNHYLPQIESADVLSRLNLEEGKYFVVSSHREENINSEKNFNGLMESLNAIAEKFGYPIIVSTHPRTRNMIDKKQIEMRPEIQFLKPLGFHDYNALQMRSYAVLSDSGTISEESSILNFRALNIRDAHERPEAMEEASVMMVGLSPERILQGLTQLQQQKVGKERNYRPVADYSMPNVSEKVVRIILSYTDYINRVVWSKK
- a CDS encoding O-antigen ligase family protein, with the protein product MERINRLKSSIVNNQETYFLFITLFGYILSDINPFELKKLSLAANLLLRGFVFILSIYFIIKNFEIIKKRKIVILSFLFFFSFYLIKVFYTLQNFPFNANVLPALRNVLYYFILIVIPLPVVAILSLDYSKINFKKFYKTIFSFLFVILTVNFLFIGKENGNRNGIFNAYYITTGYYGLSLVLLSLFSYVFLKEKSKIYLVGMILGFIPIFVSAARSPVLALFLILLLFIILKNKRKYWLCYGIILTLFAGTLFTIYKNGIGDNIVFFKRINAAIFERNASGRSYYLDKGIDIFINNPWFGGRVLFEDGMYSHNLFVDILMSTGVLGMILFIFYFKFVVQSFIKVLKNIYKYKESGILVFFFLQYFVLVQTSGCTYASFEFWYFGAAIIGLGYINLTNEEIKSNDSRGYATGDH